In Apus apus isolate bApuApu2 chromosome 25, bApuApu2.pri.cur, whole genome shotgun sequence, the following proteins share a genomic window:
- the RAB5C gene encoding ras-related protein Rab-5C — MAGRGGAARPNGPAAGNKICQFKLVLLGESAVGKSSLVLRFVKGQFHEYQESTIGAAFLTQTVCLDDTTVKFEIWDTAGQERYHSLAPMYYRGAQAAIVVYDITNTDTFVRAKNWVKELQRQASPNIVIALAGNKADLATKRAVDFQDAQTYADDNSLLFMETSAKTAMNVNEIFMAIAKKLPKNEPQNAPGGPGRNRVVDLQESSQPSRSQCCSN, encoded by the exons ATGGCAGGTCGAGGTGGAGCTGCTCGACCGAATGGACCAGCTGCTGGGAACAAAATCTGCCAGTTCAAACTTGTCCTGTTGGGAGAGTCGGCAGTGGGGAAGTCCAGCCTGGTCCTGCGCTTCGTGAAGGGGCAGTTCCACGAGTACCAGGAGAGCACGATCGGGG CTGCCTTCCTCACACAGACAGTCTGCCTGGACGACACGACAGTGAAGTTTGAGATCTGGGACACAGCGGGGCAGGAGCGGTACCACAGCCTGGCCCCCATGTACTACCGGGGGGCTCAGGCAGCCATCGTTGTCTATGACATCACCAACACA GACACATTTGTACGAGCCAAGAACTGGGTGAAAGAGTTGCAGAGGCAGGCTAGCCCCAATATTGTAATTGCACTAGCAGGAAACAAGGCAGACCTTGCTACCAAGAGAGCTGTGGACTTCCAG GATGCACAAACGTATGCAGATGACAACAGCTTGCTGTTCATGGAGACATCAGCAAAGACAGCGATGAATGTGAATGAAATCTTCATGGCAATAG CCAAGAAACTGCCAAAAAACGAACCCCAGAACGCTCCGGGTGGCCCAGGCAGGAATCGGGTGGTTGACCTTCAGGAGAGCAGTCAGCCCAGCAGGAGCCAGTGCTGCAGCAATTGA
- the LOC127394364 gene encoding heat shock protein 30-like: MLCRMHLAPFASSSLATRLGTVRTLWPHAETIFTELQQEMEKAREFMSSFEQLLSSQVASAMERAPSSSTSLAPSSGEGFSICQDVKNFAPEQLSVKVVGRKVVLVGQKETQNVDEKGSFSYKYEVLKREWDVPEEVDAEALTCSLSKEGQLRIEAPRLALPAAPERNVPIQVSPAAPQPGPASENGATTKAQV; the protein is encoded by the coding sequence ATGCTTTGCCGGATGCACCTCGCACCATTCGCCTCCAGCTCTCTGGCCACCCGGCTGGGCACAGTGAGGACCCTCTGGCCACACGCAGAGACCATCTTCAccgagctgcagcaggagatggaAAAGGCTCGGGAGTTCATGAGCAGCTTCGAGCAGCTCTTGAGCAGCCAAGTAGCCTCTGCCATGGAGCGAGCCCCgagctccagcacctccctggcccCCAGCTCTGGTGAGGGCTTCTCCATCTGCCAGGACGTCAAGAACTTTGCTCCGGAGCAGCTGTCGGTGAAGGTGGTGGGCAGGaaggtggtgctggtggggcagAAGGAGACGCAGAATGTCGATGAGAAGGGCTCCTTCTCCTACAAGTACGAGGTGTTGAAGCGGGAGTGGGATGTGCCCGAGGAGGTGGACGCCGAGGCGCTGACCTGCTCCCTGTCCAAGGAGGGGCAGCTCCGCATCGAGGCCCCCCGGCtggccctgcccgccgccccggAGAGGAACGTCCCCATCCAggtcagccctgcagccccacagcctggaCCAGCCTCCGAGAATGGAGCCACCACCAAGGCCCAGGTGTAA
- the LOC127394363 gene encoding heat shock protein 30C-like — MFGHLHFMPPMSSSLFPWLGPVRTLWPHPGTIFAELERELRLEMERAREFMSSFEQFLSSGSSTGRLGITSNARAPSSSAALTAGPGEGFSVCQDVKDFAPEQLSVKVVGRKVVLVGQKETQSTDEKGSFSYKYEVLKREWDVPEEVDAEALTCSLSKEGQLRIEAPRLALPAAPERNVPIQMGPAVAQETTSAEDGAERAKA; from the coding sequence ATGTTTGGCCACCTGCACTTCATGCCACCCATGTCCAGCTCGCTGTTCCCGTGGCTGGGACCCGTCCGCACCCTCTGGCCGCATCCAGGCACCATCTTCGCCGAGCTGGAGCGAGAGCTGCGGCTGGAGATGGAGCGGGCACGGGAGTTCATGAGCAGCTTCGAGCAGTTCCTGAGCAGTGGGAGCAGCACCGGCCGGCTCGGCATCACCTCGAATGCCCGAGCCCCGAGCTCCAGCGCAGCCCTGACCGCGGGCCCCGGGGAGGGCTTCTCCGTCTGCCAGGACGTGAAGGACTTTGCTCCGGAGCAGCTGTCCGTGAAGGTGGTGGGCAGGaaggtggtgctggtggggcagAAGGAGACGCAGAGCACGGACGAGAAGGGCTCCTTCTCCTACAAGTACGAGGTGTTGAAGCGGGAGTGGGATGTGCCCGAGGAGGTGGACGCCGAGGCGCTGACCTGCTCCCTGTCCAAGGAGGGGCAGCTCCGCATCGAGGCCCCCCGGCtggccctgcccgccgccccggAGAGGAACGTCCCCATTCAGATGGGACCGGCGGTGGCTCAGGAGACAACCAGCGCCGAGGACGGAGCCGAGCGGGCCAAGGCGTGA